One Luteibacter sp. 9135 DNA segment encodes these proteins:
- a CDS encoding putative bifunctional diguanylate cyclase/phosphodiesterase, translating into MRRVDAIHPQPLSRRLRPLAYALVAVVGLVLALTWVALQTQVTLAGFLNGESLWAKAQKQAVIDLDEYAAHGRPGDLADFRRNFAVLMADRGSRDAIASGRYSKEAVEEGFAQGGVIPEAIPGMVFIFRHFDGMPYVREAIAQWRSVDSSLAEIDQIANRLEHAYGGGLPSQQLLDDEHRRIGALNSYIEPRAKAFSLYIANGASWLGRVLFFTVLGVAALASLLWLRMAQRILASIRGTEERYSLLFDSAADAIYMVDEASGRILDANHRAAAWAGCQPGELIGIRLASLFVEGSVYAGVGSLRNGDGSVRPVETQSSLVVWGSRHVSQAIVRDISDRVAMEQERKIASEALASIAEGVIIADADRRVTTANAAHTKLTGIPLQALRRTRFDATRSLPDGRPLPQSLWDDIAAGDNWLGEVESRRADGTTYPEMLSISTIRDSEGRPQHYVAVVSDITARKADRQRLQHMVNHDPLTGLVTRSEFERRCAEGITRAAHQRGAVAVLFVDLDAFKVVNDSYSHATGDALLMRVAERIRAQLAPHDVAGRIGGDEFTVLLADLRSREEALTVAEAILAALARPFDLGDYELFVSASIGIAGYPLDGNDAVTLIAHADAAMYVAKTEERNALRFYTPKMHADARRRLKLASELRQALSRKEFVLVFQPSVEMKTGRIVAVEALIRWRHPDRGNVPPDEFIPIAESLGLIRQIDHWVLGAACAQLKRWDDAHMPSLRMAVNVSASSFGHPDFLPAVSEALCTAGIAPERLLVELTESAILRLGEDTERSMQSLHDLGVGVAIDDFGTGYSSLAYLKLPAVAYLKIDRSFVTGLPDNGNDVAITEAMVAIARSLDLHTIAEGIETEAQHEFLLRAGCQEGQGFLYSRPLPPDEIERLLAPNKAAGGKRLSLVPPRRA; encoded by the coding sequence ATGCGTCGTGTAGATGCCATTCACCCCCAACCGCTGTCCCGGCGCCTCAGGCCGCTGGCCTATGCGCTCGTGGCCGTCGTGGGCCTCGTTCTCGCGTTGACGTGGGTTGCCCTGCAGACCCAGGTGACTCTCGCCGGTTTCCTCAACGGCGAGAGTCTTTGGGCCAAGGCGCAGAAACAGGCGGTGATCGACCTGGACGAATATGCCGCGCATGGCCGGCCGGGCGATCTGGCCGACTTCCGCCGCAACTTCGCCGTGCTGATGGCCGACCGCGGTTCCCGCGACGCCATTGCCAGCGGCCGTTACAGCAAGGAGGCCGTGGAAGAGGGTTTCGCCCAGGGCGGTGTCATCCCCGAGGCCATTCCTGGCATGGTCTTCATTTTTCGTCACTTCGACGGCATGCCTTATGTCCGCGAAGCCATCGCCCAGTGGCGCTCAGTGGACAGCAGCCTGGCGGAGATCGACCAGATCGCCAACCGTCTGGAGCACGCCTACGGCGGCGGTCTGCCGTCACAGCAGCTTCTGGATGACGAGCACCGACGCATCGGTGCGCTCAACAGCTACATCGAACCGCGCGCGAAGGCCTTCTCGCTGTATATCGCCAACGGCGCCTCGTGGCTGGGGCGGGTGCTGTTCTTCACCGTGCTGGGTGTGGCGGCGCTGGCGTCACTGCTATGGCTGCGCATGGCCCAGCGGATACTCGCCAGCATCCGCGGGACCGAGGAACGCTACAGCCTGCTGTTCGACAGCGCCGCGGATGCGATCTACATGGTGGACGAGGCCTCGGGGCGCATCCTGGACGCCAACCATCGCGCCGCCGCGTGGGCCGGTTGCCAGCCGGGTGAGCTGATCGGCATCCGGCTGGCCAGCCTGTTCGTCGAGGGATCGGTGTATGCCGGCGTGGGTTCGCTGCGCAACGGCGACGGCAGCGTGCGGCCGGTGGAGACCCAGAGCAGCCTCGTCGTGTGGGGCTCGCGTCACGTATCGCAGGCTATCGTGCGGGACATTTCCGACCGGGTGGCCATGGAGCAGGAGCGCAAGATCGCCTCCGAAGCGCTGGCCAGCATCGCCGAGGGCGTCATCATCGCCGATGCCGACCGGCGGGTGACGACGGCCAACGCGGCGCACACCAAGCTCACCGGCATCCCGCTGCAGGCGTTGCGTCGCACACGCTTCGACGCGACCCGCAGCCTGCCTGACGGCCGTCCGCTGCCGCAAAGCCTCTGGGACGACATCGCGGCCGGCGACAACTGGCTGGGCGAGGTGGAGAGCCGGCGCGCCGACGGCACCACCTATCCGGAGATGCTCAGCATCAGCACCATCCGCGACAGCGAAGGGCGCCCGCAGCACTACGTGGCCGTCGTGTCCGACATCACCGCGCGCAAGGCCGACCGCCAGCGCCTGCAGCACATGGTCAACCACGACCCGTTGACGGGTCTGGTGACCCGCTCGGAATTCGAACGGCGCTGTGCCGAGGGCATCACGCGGGCCGCGCACCAGCGCGGGGCGGTCGCCGTGCTGTTCGTCGACCTGGATGCTTTCAAGGTGGTGAACGACAGCTACAGTCACGCCACCGGCGACGCCCTGCTGATGCGTGTGGCCGAGCGCATCCGCGCCCAGCTCGCGCCGCACGATGTTGCCGGGCGCATCGGTGGCGACGAGTTCACCGTGCTGCTCGCCGACCTGCGCTCGCGCGAGGAGGCCCTCACGGTGGCCGAGGCGATCCTTGCCGCGCTGGCCCGACCGTTCGACCTGGGCGACTACGAGCTGTTCGTCAGCGCCAGCATCGGCATTGCCGGTTACCCGCTGGACGGCAACGACGCGGTCACACTGATCGCGCATGCCGACGCGGCCATGTATGTGGCCAAGACCGAGGAACGCAACGCGCTGCGGTTCTACACGCCGAAGATGCACGCCGATGCACGACGCCGCCTCAAGCTCGCTTCCGAACTGCGCCAGGCGCTGTCACGCAAGGAATTCGTGCTGGTGTTCCAGCCCAGCGTGGAAATGAAAACCGGACGCATCGTGGCGGTGGAAGCCCTTATACGCTGGCGCCACCCCGACCGCGGCAACGTGCCGCCGGACGAGTTCATTCCCATCGCGGAAAGCCTGGGCCTGATCCGCCAGATCGACCATTGGGTGCTGGGTGCCGCGTGTGCGCAGCTGAAACGTTGGGACGATGCCCACATGCCGTCGCTGCGCATGGCGGTGAACGTGTCCGCAAGTTCCTTCGGTCATCCGGACTTCCTGCCGGCCGTTAGCGAGGCGCTGTGCACGGCCGGCATCGCGCCGGAGCGGCTGCTGGTGGAATTGACCGAAAGCGCGATCCTGCGCCTGGGTGAAGACACCGAGCGCTCGATGCAGTCGTTGCACGACCTGGGCGTGGGCGTGGCCATCGACGACTTCGGTACCGGCTATTCGTCGCTGGCCTACCTCAAGCTGCCCGCGGTGGCATATCTCAAGATCGACCGTTCGTTCGTCACCGGCCTGCCGGACAACGGCAACGATGTGGCGATCACCGAGGCGATGGTGGCCATCGCGCGCAGCCTCGACCTGCATACCATCGCCGAAGGCATCGAGACCGAGGCACAGCACGAATTCCTGCTGCGTGCCGGTTGCCAGGAAGGGCAGGGCTTTCTTTATTCGCGACCGCTGCCGCCCGACGAGATCGAACGGCTGCTGGCGCCGAACAAGGCGGCCGGCGGCAAACGACTGTCACTGGTGCCGCCGCGCAGGGCATGA
- a CDS encoding TenA family transcriptional regulator, with protein MNARFELTGPQTDIASYPTWTQDMVSSCEDARRQLVRHDMWEAMKTATLDPVTTRNFMVGVWPVIERFPGYMSHSLLKTRYGRSPGDDLARRWLVRNIRVEQNHAEYWLNWAESAGVSRQDVLTAEPPKGSQVLANWCEEVSRDDSLAAGIAATNYAVEGATGDWSQIIYDSQAYAASLPISCRKAGLRWLQLHAAYDDTHPWEALEIVCTLLGSNPPVDRIEHIRECVSRSYVGMSITLDRCMDAAAPVRTSNVVAA; from the coding sequence ATGAACGCACGCTTCGAACTCACGGGGCCGCAGACCGATATCGCCAGCTACCCCACCTGGACCCAGGACATGGTGTCCTCTTGCGAGGATGCCCGGCGACAACTCGTCCGCCACGACATGTGGGAAGCGATGAAGACGGCGACGCTCGATCCGGTGACCACACGTAACTTCATGGTCGGTGTGTGGCCGGTCATCGAGCGGTTTCCGGGTTACATGTCGCACAGCCTGCTCAAGACGCGGTACGGCCGCAGTCCGGGCGACGACCTGGCCCGCCGGTGGCTGGTGCGCAACATCCGCGTGGAACAGAACCACGCCGAGTATTGGCTCAACTGGGCCGAGTCCGCCGGCGTGTCCCGCCAGGACGTCCTGACGGCGGAGCCGCCCAAGGGCAGCCAGGTCCTGGCCAACTGGTGCGAGGAGGTCAGCCGGGACGACTCCCTGGCCGCGGGCATTGCCGCCACCAACTACGCCGTGGAGGGGGCGACCGGCGACTGGTCGCAGATCATCTACGACAGCCAGGCCTACGCGGCGAGTCTGCCGATTTCGTGCCGCAAAGCCGGCCTCCGTTGGCTTCAGCTTCACGCGGCCTATGACGATACCCATCCATGGGAAGCGCTCGAGATCGTGTGTACCCTGCTGGGATCGAACCCCCCGGTGGACCGGATCGAGCACATCAGGGAGTGTGTGAGTCGCAGTTACGTGGGCATGAGCATCACGCTCGACCGTTGCATGGATGCGGCGGCCCCGGTTCGCACGTCGAACGTGGTTGCCGCGTAA
- a CDS encoding M13 family metallopeptidase has translation MANLHRILATAISCGLASAAAMAAQPVGVDLKGMDRSVQPGDDFDGFANGNWRKTAQIPADRASTGVFLEVFEKAEKRNAELIKAAGEGHPAAGSNQRLIADYYKAYMDQAAIEKAGLAPLKPALDAIDAIGDKAALSTALGAQLRADVDPINATNLDTGHLLGLFVAQGLEDPTRNMPYLLQGGLGMPNRDYYLKTDKDMVETRGKYAAYVEAVLKQSGTPDAAAKAKAVMALETKIAQAQESIVDSEDIHKANNPWPRTAFASKAPGIDWNAYFKAAALDDQPTFIVWQPGTVTKFAALVASEPLGTWKAWLRFHTINENASGLLPKVYDDLAFGFYGKVLTGTPQQRERWKRGIGRVDTDLGDAVGQIYVKQYFPASSRSEVQDMVKNILKAFDARVDTLAWMSPATRQKAKAKIATIKVGVGYPDTWRDYSTLEIHPDDALGNHQRAELAEYRHQVAKLGKPVDRDEWWMTPQTVNAVNLPLQNALNFPAAILEAPFFDPKADAASNYGSIGAVIGHEISHSFDNTGAEFDAQGRLANWWTDADQKHFKDAGQRLVEQFNAYEPLPGLHINGQQTLGENIADLSGLTIAYAAYKESLHGKPAPVIDGLDGDQRFFLAFAQSWRSKTRDAAMRAQVIGDGHAPGEFRAQTVRNLDPWYDAFKAKPGQKLYLDPKQRVKIW, from the coding sequence ATGGCAAACCTTCACCGGATTCTCGCGACCGCCATTTCCTGCGGCCTCGCTTCCGCCGCGGCGATGGCCGCGCAGCCCGTGGGCGTCGATCTCAAGGGCATGGACCGTTCGGTGCAGCCCGGCGACGACTTCGACGGCTTCGCCAACGGCAACTGGCGCAAGACCGCGCAGATTCCGGCCGACCGTGCCAGTACCGGCGTGTTCCTCGAGGTGTTCGAGAAGGCCGAGAAACGCAACGCCGAGCTGATCAAGGCCGCGGGCGAAGGCCATCCGGCGGCGGGCAGCAACCAGCGCCTGATCGCCGATTACTACAAGGCATACATGGACCAGGCGGCGATTGAGAAAGCCGGTCTCGCCCCACTGAAACCGGCACTGGACGCGATCGACGCGATCGGTGACAAGGCCGCCCTGTCCACGGCCCTGGGCGCCCAACTGCGCGCCGATGTCGACCCGATCAATGCGACCAACCTCGACACCGGCCACCTGCTGGGCCTGTTCGTCGCCCAGGGCCTCGAGGATCCGACGCGCAACATGCCTTACCTGCTGCAGGGCGGCCTGGGCATGCCCAATCGCGATTACTACCTGAAAACCGACAAGGACATGGTCGAGACGCGTGGCAAGTACGCCGCCTACGTCGAGGCCGTGCTGAAGCAGTCGGGCACGCCCGACGCCGCCGCCAAGGCCAAGGCCGTCATGGCCCTGGAAACGAAGATCGCGCAGGCGCAGGAATCCATCGTGGACAGCGAGGACATCCACAAGGCGAACAATCCGTGGCCGCGCACCGCCTTCGCCAGCAAAGCGCCCGGCATCGACTGGAACGCGTATTTCAAGGCGGCCGCGCTCGACGACCAGCCGACTTTCATCGTCTGGCAGCCCGGTACGGTGACGAAGTTCGCCGCGCTGGTCGCCAGTGAGCCGCTGGGCACCTGGAAGGCATGGCTGCGTTTCCACACAATCAACGAGAACGCGTCCGGCCTGCTGCCCAAGGTGTACGACGACCTCGCCTTCGGCTTCTACGGCAAGGTGCTCACGGGCACGCCGCAGCAGCGCGAGCGCTGGAAGCGTGGCATCGGCCGCGTCGACACCGACTTGGGCGATGCCGTGGGCCAGATCTACGTGAAGCAGTACTTCCCGGCGTCGTCGCGCAGCGAAGTGCAGGACATGGTGAAGAACATCCTGAAGGCGTTCGATGCACGTGTCGACACGCTCGCCTGGATGTCACCCGCCACCCGGCAGAAGGCCAAGGCCAAGATCGCTACCATCAAGGTCGGCGTGGGCTACCCGGACACCTGGCGCGATTACTCGACGCTGGAGATTCATCCGGACGACGCGCTGGGCAACCACCAGCGCGCCGAACTGGCCGAGTACCGGCATCAGGTCGCCAAGCTGGGCAAGCCGGTGGACCGCGACGAATGGTGGATGACGCCGCAGACGGTCAACGCGGTGAACCTGCCGCTGCAGAACGCGCTGAACTTCCCGGCTGCCATCCTGGAAGCGCCGTTCTTCGATCCGAAAGCGGACGCCGCATCCAACTACGGATCGATCGGCGCCGTGATCGGGCACGAGATCAGCCACAGCTTCGACAACACCGGCGCCGAGTTCGACGCGCAGGGCCGCCTGGCCAACTGGTGGACCGACGCCGACCAGAAGCACTTCAAGGATGCGGGCCAGCGCCTGGTCGAACAGTTCAACGCCTACGAACCGCTGCCCGGCCTGCACATCAACGGCCAGCAGACCCTGGGCGAGAACATCGCCGATCTTTCCGGACTCACCATCGCCTATGCCGCCTACAAGGAAAGCCTCCACGGCAAGCCCGCCCCGGTGATCGACGGCCTGGACGGCGACCAGCGCTTCTTTCTTGCCTTCGCGCAATCGTGGCGTAGCAAGACCCGCGACGCGGCAATGCGCGCCCAGGTGATCGGCGATGGCCACGCACCCGGCGAGTTCCGCGCGCAGACGGTGCGCAACCTCGACCCCTGGTACGACGCGTTCAAGGCGAAGCCCGGGCAGAAGCTGTACCTCGATCCGAAGCAGCGCGTCAAAATCTGGTAA